In one Gallus gallus isolate bGalGal1 chromosome 20, bGalGal1.mat.broiler.GRCg7b, whole genome shotgun sequence genomic region, the following are encoded:
- the FAM83D gene encoding protein FAM83D-B, which produces MAAGGGARLPQWRRCAAPLGFKGAIKALPQRCPGSPARAMANASQYLEEGAGQWPPRPPGPYSEAQRLALEELVAGGPEALRAFLRRERLPPFLSEPEVQAIARGAVPPAAAEEAAAEASLDASSLTYFPERSDAEPPALELGWPGFGSGAFRGLTRVEAHFQPGAGDSPYGCKEAVRRQIRSARQVIALVMDSFTDIDIFSDLQNAYSKRQVPVYILLDQDFLPYFLEMCKNLGVCPDKESLLRVRTLTGNIYYTRSGAKIIGKVHEKFMLIDGIRVTTGSYSFTWTDGKLNSSNLLLLSGQVVEHFDLQFRILYAQSNPINPECRSSCRNSGIFDHLEKRIESSKEYTVESNLRAEFARLSSTPKKLLKELDVAEDTPGGKLYNLGHSHISEEEWLSDSEAVVGRKNASTQTGSWEEQPAVATCNVGMQTNVLTEEADTQTSIATRTNGTQTSVLLKAAVTQTRVDEYVETPLLYRKFSKEESFLPGKSSSNSSLRSLSSSSSQMSRTSSTSSLSSLRSFEYPSIHRAEYFQKLHKERQFHYSTIRSKLSHMVDILSWRRHVPESYMNHYRGRYNLK; this is translated from the exons ATGGCGGCGGGGGGCGGAGCGCGGCTCCCCCAGTGGCGGCGTTGCGCGGCGCCGTTGGGATTCAAAGGCGCTATAAAGGCGCTGCCACAGCGCTGCCCGGGGTCGCCCGCCCGCGCCATGGCCAACGCGTCACAGTACCTGGAGGAGGGCGCCGGGCAATGGCCGCCGCGGCCGCCCGGGCCGTACAGCGAGGCGCAGCGGCTGGcgctggaggagctggtggcGGGCGGCCCCGAGGCGCTGCGGGCCTTCCTGCGGCGGGAGCGGCTGCCGCCCTTCCTGTCGGAGCCCGAGGTGCAGGCCATCGCGCGGGGCGCCGTGCCGCCCGCCGCGGCCGAGGAGGCGGCGGCCGAGGCGTCGCTGGACGCGTCGTCGCTCACCTACTTCCCCGAGCGCTCGGACGCGGAGCCGCCGGcgctggagctgggctggccGGGCTTCGGCAGCGGCGCGTTCCGCGGGCTGACGCGGGTGGAGGCGCACTTCCAGCCGGGCGCCGGGGACAGCCCGTACGGCTGCAAGGAGGCGGTGCGGCGGCAGATCCGCTCCGCGCGGCAG GTGATTGCCCTTGTTATGGATTCATTCACAGATATTGATATCTTCAGTGACCTTCAGAATGCCTACAGCAAGCGCCAGGTCCCTGTCTATATCCTTCTTGACCAGGACTTTCTACCTTATTTCTTGGAAATGTGCAAGAACTTGGGTGTCTGTCCTGACAAGGAGAGT ttgTTGAGAGTTCGAACTCTCACTGGGAACATCTACTACACGAGATCAGGTGCCAAGATTATTGGGAAAGTCCATGAAAAATTCATGTTGATTGATGGGATCAGAGTGACAACAGGCTCCTACAG TTTCACATGGACTGACGGGAAGCTGAACAGCAGTAACTTGCTGCTATTGTCAGGTCAAGTGGTTGAACACTTCGACCTGCAGTTTCGAATTCTTTATGCGCAGTCAAATCCTATCAATCCTGAATGCCGATCAAGCTGTAGGAACAGTGGTATATTTGATCACCTGGAGAAAAGAATAGAGTCCTCTAAAGAATACACAGTGGAGAGCAATTTGAGGGCAGAATTTGCCAGGTTGTCTAGTACTCCAAAAAAACTGTTAAAAGAACTAGATGTGGCTGAAGATACTCCTGGAGGCAAACTTTATAACCTGGGACATTCTCATATCAGTGAAGAGGAGTGGCTCAGTGATTCAGAGGCTGTAGTGGGACGAAAGAATGCATCGACTCAAACTGGCTCATGGGaagagcagcctgcagtggcCACATGTAATGTTGGCATGCAGACCAATGTTTTAACAGAAGAAGCTGACACTCAAACTTCAATTGCTACAAGAACGAATGGGACTCAGACTTCAGTTCTGCTGAAGGCCGCAGTGACGCAGACAAGGGTAGATGAGTATGTGGAAACCCCCCTGCTTTACAGGAAGTTTTCCAAAGAAGAATCCTTTCTGCCTGGAAAGTCTTCATCAAATTCTAGTCTGCGATCGCTGTCTTCATCATCATCCCAGATGTCTCGCACAAGCTCTACCAGCTCACTGTCTTCTCTTCGGTCCTTTGAATACCCTAGCATTCACAGGGCAGAGTATTTCCAAAAACTGCATAAGGAGAGGCAATTCCACTACTCCACCATCAGATCAAAGCTTAGCCACATGGTGGATATCCTGTCCTGGAGGAGACATGTTCCTGAAAGCTACATGAACCACTACAGGGGAAGGTACAACCTGAAGTAG
- the LOC419171 gene encoding protein FAM83D-B isoform X3, producing MANASQYLEEGAGQWPPRPPGPYSEAQRLALEELVAGGPEALRAFLRRERLPPFLSEPEVQAIARGAVPPAAAEEAAAEASLDASSLTYFPERSDAEPPALELGWPGFGSGAFRGLTRVEAHFQPGDGDSPYGCKEAVRRQIRSARQMIALVMDSFTDTDIFTDLLEACSQRQVKAYILLDQSSFSHFLKMCKDLGVDLEQEKLMRVRNITGNTYYTRSGAKIVGKVHEKFMLIDGIRVTTGSYSFTWMDGKLNSSNILILSGPAVAHFDQEFRTLYAHSKPVNLKEFSSSKKNKVFDEL from the exons ATGGCCAACGCGTCACAGTACCTGGAGGAGGGCGCCGGGCAATGGCCGCCGCGGCCGCCCGGGCCGTACAGCGAGGCGCAGCGGCTGGcgctggaggagctggtggcGGGCGGCCCCGAGGCGCTGCGGGCCTTCCTGCGGCGGGAGCGGCTGCCGCCCTTCCTGTCGGAGCCCGAGGTGCAGGCCATCGCGCGGGGCGCCGTGCCGCCCGCCGCGGCCGAGGAGGCGGCGGCCGAGGCGTCGCTGGACGCGTCGTCGCTCACCTACTTCCCCGAGCGCTCGGACGCGGAGCCGCCGGcgctggagctgggctggccGGGCTTCGGCAGCGGCGCGTTCCGCGGGCTGACGCGGGTGGAGGCGCACTTCCAGCCGGGCGACGGGGACAGCCCGTACGGCTGCAAGGAGGCGGTGCGGCGGCAGATCCGCTCCGCGCGGCAG ATGATTGCCCTGGTTATGGATTCCTTCACAGATACCGATATCTTCACAGACCTCCTGGAAGCCTGTAGCCAGCGGCAAGTCAAAGCTTATATCCTTCTAGATCAGTCTTCATTTTCCCACTTCCTGAAAATGTGCAAGGATCTGGGAGTTGATCTCGAGCAGGAAAAG TTGATGAGAGTTCGAAATATCACTGGGAACACATACTACACAAGGTCAGGTGCCAAAATTGTTGGAAAAGTCCATGAAAAGTTCATGTTAATTGATGGCATTAGAGTGACAACAGGTTCCTATAG TTTTACATGGATGGATGGGAAGCTGAACAGCAGTAACATTTTGATCCTCTCAGGTCCTGCAGTTGCTCACTTTGACCAGGAATTTCGGACTCTTTATGCACACTCAAAGCCTGTCAACCTCAAAGAGTTCTCCAGCAGCAAGAAGAATAAGGTGTTTGATGAGCTG TGA
- the LOC419171 gene encoding protein FAM83D-B isoform X2 has protein sequence MANASQYLEEGAGQWPPRPPGPYSEAQRLALEELVAGGPEALRAFLRRERLPPFLSEPEVQAIARGAVPPAAAEEAAAEASLDASSLTYFPERSDAEPPALELGWPGFGSGAFRGLTRVEAHFQPGDGDSPYGCKEAVRRQIRSARQMIALVMDSFTDTDIFTDLLEACSQRQVKAYILLDQSSFSHFLKMCKDLGVDLEQEKLMRVRNITGNTYYTRSGAKIVGKVHEKFMLIDGIRVTTGSYSFTWMDGKLNSSNILILSGPAVAHFDQEFRTLYAHSKPVNLKEFSSSKKNKVFDELEI, from the exons ATGGCCAACGCGTCACAGTACCTGGAGGAGGGCGCCGGGCAATGGCCGCCGCGGCCGCCCGGGCCGTACAGCGAGGCGCAGCGGCTGGcgctggaggagctggtggcGGGCGGCCCCGAGGCGCTGCGGGCCTTCCTGCGGCGGGAGCGGCTGCCGCCCTTCCTGTCGGAGCCCGAGGTGCAGGCCATCGCGCGGGGCGCCGTGCCGCCCGCCGCGGCCGAGGAGGCGGCGGCCGAGGCGTCGCTGGACGCGTCGTCGCTCACCTACTTCCCCGAGCGCTCGGACGCGGAGCCGCCGGcgctggagctgggctggccGGGCTTCGGCAGCGGCGCGTTCCGCGGGCTGACGCGGGTGGAGGCGCACTTCCAGCCGGGCGACGGGGACAGCCCGTACGGCTGCAAGGAGGCGGTGCGGCGGCAGATCCGCTCCGCGCGGCAG ATGATTGCCCTGGTTATGGATTCCTTCACAGATACCGATATCTTCACAGACCTCCTGGAAGCCTGTAGCCAGCGGCAAGTCAAAGCTTATATCCTTCTAGATCAGTCTTCATTTTCCCACTTCCTGAAAATGTGCAAGGATCTGGGAGTTGATCTCGAGCAGGAAAAG TTGATGAGAGTTCGAAATATCACTGGGAACACATACTACACAAGGTCAGGTGCCAAAATTGTTGGAAAAGTCCATGAAAAGTTCATGTTAATTGATGGCATTAGAGTGACAACAGGTTCCTATAG TTTTACATGGATGGATGGGAAGCTGAACAGCAGTAACATTTTGATCCTCTCAGGTCCTGCAGTTGCTCACTTTGACCAGGAATTTCGGACTCTTTATGCACACTCAAAGCCTGTCAACCTCAAAGAGTTCTCCAGCAGCAAGAAGAATAAGGTGTTTGATGAGCTG GAAATCTAA
- the LOC419171 gene encoding protein FAM83D-B isoform X1, protein MANASQYLEEGAGQWPPRPPGPYSEAQRLALEELVAGGPEALRAFLRRERLPPFLSEPEVQAIARGAVPPAAAEEAAAEASLDASSLTYFPERSDAEPPALELGWPGFGSGAFRGLTRVEAHFQPGDGDSPYGCKEAVRRQIRSARQMIALVMDSFTDTDIFTDLLEACSQRQVKAYILLDQSSFSHFLKMCKDLGVDLEQEKLMRVRNITGNTYYTRSGAKIVGKVHEKFMLIDGIRVTTGSYSFTWMDGKLNSSNILILSGPAVAHFDQEFRTLYAHSKPVNLKEFSSSKKNKVFDELVRITVASRDLTRENFLRMEFLYLRAFVGNLKRKRNWMHASREAVFVSSNAMHVSPPLTKRNGSLIMRPHWIIER, encoded by the exons ATGGCCAACGCGTCACAGTACCTGGAGGAGGGCGCCGGGCAATGGCCGCCGCGGCCGCCCGGGCCGTACAGCGAGGCGCAGCGGCTGGcgctggaggagctggtggcGGGCGGCCCCGAGGCGCTGCGGGCCTTCCTGCGGCGGGAGCGGCTGCCGCCCTTCCTGTCGGAGCCCGAGGTGCAGGCCATCGCGCGGGGCGCCGTGCCGCCCGCCGCGGCCGAGGAGGCGGCGGCCGAGGCGTCGCTGGACGCGTCGTCGCTCACCTACTTCCCCGAGCGCTCGGACGCGGAGCCGCCGGcgctggagctgggctggccGGGCTTCGGCAGCGGCGCGTTCCGCGGGCTGACGCGGGTGGAGGCGCACTTCCAGCCGGGCGACGGGGACAGCCCGTACGGCTGCAAGGAGGCGGTGCGGCGGCAGATCCGCTCCGCGCGGCAG ATGATTGCCCTGGTTATGGATTCCTTCACAGATACCGATATCTTCACAGACCTCCTGGAAGCCTGTAGCCAGCGGCAAGTCAAAGCTTATATCCTTCTAGATCAGTCTTCATTTTCCCACTTCCTGAAAATGTGCAAGGATCTGGGAGTTGATCTCGAGCAGGAAAAG TTGATGAGAGTTCGAAATATCACTGGGAACACATACTACACAAGGTCAGGTGCCAAAATTGTTGGAAAAGTCCATGAAAAGTTCATGTTAATTGATGGCATTAGAGTGACAACAGGTTCCTATAG TTTTACATGGATGGATGGGAAGCTGAACAGCAGTAACATTTTGATCCTCTCAGGTCCTGCAGTTGCTCACTTTGACCAGGAATTTCGGACTCTTTATGCACACTCAAAGCCTGTCAACCTCAAAGAGTTCTCCAGCAGCAAGAAGAATAAGGTGTTTGATGAGCTGGTAAGGATTACAGTGGCTTCTAGAGACTTAACCAGGGAAAACTTTCTGAGAATGGAGTTTTTATATCTTAGAGCATTTGTAGGAAATCTAAAAAGGAAGCGAAACTGGATGCATGCCTCAAGGGAAGCAGTCTTTGTGTCAAGTAATGCAATGCATGTTTCTCCACCACTGACTAAGAGGAATGGCTCTCTAATTATGAGGCCACACTGGATCATAGAGAGATGA